The proteins below are encoded in one region of Gambusia affinis linkage group LG07, SWU_Gaff_1.0, whole genome shotgun sequence:
- the sdhb gene encoding succinate dehydrogenase [ubiquinone] iron-sulfur subunit, mitochondrial translates to MSVATFTSLSRCSVLAFRPPAGLLAVRYAQTAAAAAVQPRIKKFQVYRWDPDTPGDKPRMQTYEIDLNTCGPMVLDALIKIKNEMDSTLTFRRSCREGICGSCAMNINGGNTLACLNKIDSNLSKPTKIYPLPHMYVVKDLVPDMSNFYAQYKSIEPYLKKRDDSKEGKEQYLQSVEDRQKLDGLYECILCACCSTSCPSYWWNADKYLGPAVLMQAYRWMIDSRDEFTEERLSKLQDPFSLYRCHTIMNCTRTCPKGLNPGKAIAEIKKMMATYKEKKAAAV, encoded by the exons ATGTCTGTTGCTACCTTTACGTCCTTGAGCCGCTGCAGTGTTTTGGCTTTCCGCCCTCCTGCCGGACTGCTG GCAGTGCGGTACGcccagacagctgcagctgcagctgttcagCCCAGAATAAAGAAGTTCCAGGTGTACAGATGGGATCCAGACACACCTGGAGACAAACCCCGCATGCAGACGTATGAGATCGACCTCAACAC TTGCGGGCCGATGGTCCTTGACGCCCTCATCAAGATAAAAAATGAGATGGATTCGACTCTGACCTTCCGCCGTTCATGTAGAGAAG GTATTTGTGGATCCTGTGCGATGAACATAAATGGAGGCAACACACTCGCCTGTCTCAACAAGATTGACTCCAACCTCAGCAAGCCCACCAAGATTTACCCACTTCCACACATGTATGTGGTCAAGGACCTGGTCCCT GACATGAGCAACTTCTACGCCCAGTACAAGTCCATCGAGCCGTACCTGAAGAAGAGGGACGACTCGAAGGAGGGGAAGGAGCAGTACCTGCAGTCTGTGGAGGACCGACAGAAGCTG GACGGCCTGTACGAATGCATCCTGTGCGCCTGCTGCAGTACCAGCTGCCCCAGCTACTGGTGGAACGCAGACAAATACCTCGGGCCGGCTGTCCTTATGCAG GCGTACCGCTGGATGATCGATTCACGGGACGAGTTCACAGAGGAGCGTCTGTCCAAGCTGCAGGATCCGTTCTCCCTCTACCGCTGCCACACCATCATGAACTGCACCAGGACCTGCCCAAAG GGCCTGAACCCAGGAAAAGCCATCGCTGAGATCAAGAAGATGATGGCCACATACAAGGAGAagaaagcagcagctgtttga
- the mfap2 gene encoding microfibrillar-associated protein 2, which produces MRVLLLICMPVVLAQAQYQEQVPFPDSYDYYSETQNPEPFPGSYQQQVQIEPAVFPEKSDPTFETEPTEPGPLDCREEQYPCTRLYSVHKPCKQCLNSLCFYSLRRVYVINKEICMRTVCAHEELLRADLCRDQFSRCGVMALSGQCASLGGSCGKSCGGC; this is translated from the exons ATGAGAGTCCTCCTACTCATCTGCATGCCAG TTGTGCTTGCTCAGGCCCAGTACCAGGAACAGGTTCCCTTCCCTG ACTCGTATGACTATTATTCAG AAACCCAGAACCCAGAGCCTTTCCCCGGGTCCTACCAGCAGCAGGTCCAGATTGAGCCTGCGGTCTTTCCGGAGAAGTCAG ATCCGACCTTTGAAACGGAGCCCACAGAGCCTGGACCGCTCG ACTGCAGAGAGGAGCAGTATCCCTGCACCAGACTCTACTCAGTGCACAAACCATGCAAGCAGTGTCTGAACAGCCTCTGCTTCTACAG TTTGAGACGAGTTTACGTCATCAACAAGGAGATCTGCATGAGGACCGTGTGCGCACATGAGGAACTGCTCAGAG CGGATCTGTGCCGTGATCAGTTCTCTCGCTGCGGTGTGATGGCGCTCAGCGGTCAGTGCGCGTCGCTCGGAGGAAGCTGTGGGAAAAGCTGCGGCGGCTGCTGA
- the atad3 gene encoding ATPase family AAA domain containing 3, with protein MSWLFGLNRGQPEPPPGLPAQPPPPPPPAGGSGGGGDKPKDKWSNFDPTGLERAAQAAKELDKSRHAKEALDLARMQEQSTQLEHQSKMKEYEAAVEQLKGDQIRIQAEERRKTLNEETKQHQARAQYQDKLARQRYEEQLRQQQILNEENLRKQEESVQKQEAMRKATIEHEMELRHKNELMRIEAEAKARARVERENADIIREQIRLKAAEHRQTVLESIKTAGAVFGEGFRAFVSDWDKVTATVAGLTLLAVGVYSARNATAVAGRYIEARLGKPSLVRETSRFTVGEAIKHPVKTTKRLKSKPQDALEGVVLNPTLEERVRDIAIATRNTRQNNGLYRNILMYGPPGTGKTLFAKKLAMHSGMDYAIMTGGDVAPMGRDGVTAMHKVFDWANTSRRGLLLFVDEADAFLRKRATEKISEDLRATLNAFLYRTGEQSNKFMLVLASNQPEQFDWAINDRIDEIVNFALPGLEERERLVRLYFDKYVLEPATGGRQRLKLAQFDYGKKCSEIAKRTEGMSGREISKLGVAWQAAAYSSEDGVLTEAMIDARVDDAIKQHHQKMDWLRAEEEAAKSLTPPPAGAGAALGKMGFTLPLKETPHAQEVIAPVFEINTQPEPAESKCGNSVIQDCVDAAEAESKKTEDTEPDSEDKPEKQEKTGSSPPKNGTPV; from the exons ATGTCGTGGCTGTTCGGACTGAATAGGGGCCAGCCCGAACCTCCTCCCGGTCTGCCGGCCCAGCCTCCGCCGCCTCCTCCGCCGGCTGGAGGCTCCGGCGGCGGTGGAGATAAACCCAAGGACAAATGGAGCAACTTCGATCCTACCGGGCTGGAGCGGGCTGCCCAGGCGGCCAAGGAGCTCGACAAGTCCC GTCATGCCAAAGAAGCCTTGGATTTGGCTCGGATGCAGGAGCAGAGCACTCAGCTGGAGCACCAGAGTAAAATGAAG GAGTACGAAGCAGCAGTCGAGCAGCTCAAAGGTGACCAGATACGCATCCaggcagaggagaggaggaagactcTGAATGAAGAGACGAAGCAGCATCAGGCG CGAGCTCAGTACCAGGATAAGCTGGCCAGGCAGCGATACGAGGAGCAGCTGAGGCAACAG CAAATCCTGAATGAGGAAAACCTTCGCAAACAGGAGGAATCCGTGCAGAAACAGGAAGCCATGAGGAAAG CGACAATCGAGCACGAGATGGAGCTGAGACACAAGAACGAGCTCATGCGCATAGAAGCAGAGGCGAAAGCCCGAGCGCGCGTGGAGAGGGAAAACGCAGACATCATCCGAGAGCAGATCCGACTGAAGGCGGCCGAGCACCGGCAGACCGTCCTGGAGTCCATAAA GACTGCCGGTGCCGTGTTTGGAGAAGGATTCAGGGCCTTTGTGTCTGACTGGGACAAAGTTACTGCCACG GTGGCAGGCCTGACCCTGTTAGCTGTAGGAGTATATTCAGCCCGAAATGCAACAGCAGTAGCAGGACGCTACATCGAGGCCAGGCTTGGAAAACCGTCTCTGGTGCGCGAGACGTCCCGGTTCACCGTGGGAGAGGCCATCAAGCATCCAGTCAAG ACAACAAAGCGCCTGAAAAGCAAACCTCAGGACGCACTTGAGGGAGTTGTGCTCAAC CCCACCTTGGAGGAGCGTGTGCGTGACATTGCCATCGCAACGAGAAACACGAGGCAGAACAACGGCCTCTACAGGAACATCCTCATGTACGGCCCTCCTGGCACGGGAAAAACCCTGTTTGCTAAG AAGCTGGCAATGCATTCTGGGATGGACTACGCTATAATGACCGGTGGGGATGTAGCACCCATGGGTCGGGACGGTGTGACCGCTATGCATAAAGTTTTCGACTGGGCCAACACAAGCAGACGGGG GCTGCTGCTTTTTGTGGATGAAGCTGATGCATTCCTTCGCAAAAGAGCAACT GAGAAGATCAGTGAAGACCTCAGAGCCACGTTGAATGCGTTCCTGTATCGCACTGGAGAGCAGAGCaataa GTTCATGTTGGTGTTGGCCAGTAACCAACCTGAGCAGTTCGACTGGGCCATCAACGACCGAATAGATGAGATAGTGAATTTTGCTCTGCCGGGTCTGGAGGAAAGGGAGCGACTGGTGCGGTtatattttgacaaatatgtacTGGAGCCGGCCACTGGAGGGCGACA gAGGCTGAAGCTCGCCCAGTTTGATTACGGCAAAAAGTGTTCAGAGATCGCCAAGAGGACAGAGGGCATGTCAGGAAGAGAGATCTCCAAGCTGGGTGTGGCCTGGCAG GCTGCAGCATACTCCTCCGAGGACGGCGTCTTGACAGAAGCCATGATCGACGCTCGGGTGGACGACGCCATCAAGCAGCACCATCAGAAGATGGACTGGCTCCGTGCCGAGGAGGAGGCAGCGAAGAGCCTCACGCCTCCACCTGCTGGGGCCGGAGCTGCTTTAGGGAAAATGGGTTTCACTCTCCCTCTGAAGGAGACGCCTCACGCTCAAGAGGTCATCGCTCCAGTctttgaaataaacacacaaccaGAGCCAGCAGAGTCCAAATGTGGAAACTCGGTTATACAAGACTGTGTGGATGCTGCAGAAGCAGAGTCTAAAAAAACAGAGGATACCGAACCTGACAGCGAAGACAAACcagaaaaacaggagaagaCCGGCTCCTCTCCTCCGAAAAATGGAACCCCAGTCTGA
- the mrpl20 gene encoding 39S ribosomal protein L20, mitochondrial: protein MVFLTLSCWIRNRGPDRYWKVQELLKHARHFRGRKNRCYKLAVLAVRRAFVYATKGRKLKKRNMRTLWITRIAAATREHNMKYPILIHNLNKCSVQLNRRVISDIAITEPRTFLSLAKLARARQQEGFRAALGDGKEPPGVLSRVMLQ from the exons ATGGTATTTTTAACGTTATCTTGCTGGATCCGCAACCGTGGACCCGACAGGTACTGGAAAGTACAGGAACTGCTTAAACATGCGCGG CACTTCAGAGGGAGGAAGAACCGCTGCTACAAACTGGCCGTGCTGGCCGTCAGGAGGGCTTTCGTCTATGCCACTAAAGGTCGAAAGCTTAAAAAGCGCAACATGAGGACG CTGTGGATCACACGCATTGCAGCAGCAACACGAGAGCACAACATGAAGTATCCTATCCTCATCCACAACCTCAACAAG TGCAGCGTTCAGCTTAACCGTCGCGTAATCAGCGACATTGCCATCACGGAGCCTCGGACCTTCCTGTCGCTGGCGAAGCTGGCTCGAGCTCGGCAGCAGGAAGGTTTCCGAGCGGCGCTGGGAGACGGCAAAGAGCCTCCAGGTGTCCTCTCCAGAGTTATGCTGCAGTAA